Genomic segment of Rattus norvegicus strain BN/NHsdMcwi chromosome 7, GRCr8, whole genome shotgun sequence:
AGGAAATTTTACTTAATTCTTATTAATTTAAAATGGCTTCTTCGCAGGCAGGGCAGGGGATGCAGTTCATTTAGTAAGTTGCCAGCGTAGCATGCACAGACCGTAGGTTCGATTCCCGGTACTATAAAAGACCAGACGTGGAAGCACATACCTGCTATCCCAGCATTCAAAGAGTGAACCCTCAGCACCATAGCAGGTTCAAGGATAGCCCACGACACATGAGATTTATTATCAGTAAATAAGTTGGCTGTACAGGGCTTGTGATTGTTGTATCGGACCACAAAATTCTAGGTGACCCTAAGTTCTACACATCTTATGTTCtttttagattcatttatttttatgtgtttgagcgTTTATATGTTTATGCACCACATATATGACTGGTACCCaaagaggtcaaaagagggctttgaattccctagaactggagttataggcggttgggggctgccatgtgggcactggaattgaacccaggtcttccgcAAGAACAAATACTCTTAGCCATTGAGCCGtgtctccagccccctgtttcatttattttgaaaaatttaaggCCAGACATGGtatcacacacctttaaccccagcactaaggaggtgCAGGCAGGCcagtctctgaattcaaggccaacccagtgtacagaatgagttctaggacacccggggccacacagagaaaccttgtctataaataaataaataaataaataaataaataaataaataaataaacgaacaAACGCATTATCACATGTGTGCGTGGGACTGATGTGTGCATGGGACTGATATGTGCCTATGAGTGCGATCAGGTGAACAGACAACTTTGTAGAATCGATTCTTTCTCTTACACCTTTACATGGGTCCTGGGCTCTAACCCAGACTGCCGGGTTTGTGTGGCTAGTGCATTTGCCCGGTGAGCCATCTGGAAAACCCTCAGCTTGATTTAAGACTTCACTTCTCATGGTAACGGGGTTTGCATgcgtgtttgtacatgtgtatgcatgactGTGTCTGTAACaggttttgcatgtgtgtttgtacgtgtgtatgAATGACTGTGTCTCTATGTATGTACATGCCTATGGAGgttgacatcaggtgtcttcctcagccGCCCTCCAcagttttgcatgtgtgtgggggcagATGGGTGTATGTAAGTATTCATGAGGGTATGTGAACGAAGGcatgcaagtgcatgtgtgtgtgcatgtctgtggagACAGGAGGTCAATAGGTGTCTTCTTCTATTGCTGTCCTTACTTAAGCTTGCTATCCAGGTGGACTGACAAGCTCTAGGGATCTTGTCTCCCGCACTAGGATTAGGGCACAGGGATTAGCCTCCTCCCCTTAAAGATACTCTTATCTGAACTGAGGAATCCTCCTCTGATTTAATTGATAAAAACTGGCATGGTGGAACTAAGTCTGGACAGCTAGGTAAGTGCCCAGACCAGATTCTAagcttgaggaggaggagggaggcttggggggctgggggggagacagacagggacacTTCTCTCCTGAGCGCACTATCTTATCTGAAGTTAACCTTGGTGACAGATAAAACGACTTTGCTGCTATGAACTGAATTATGCCCCCACAGAATTCATATGCTACAGCCCTAATGTTTGGAGATAGACCCTTTAAATAAGTGAAGAAGCATTAAAGAAAGGTTAAATGAAATCCGGAGGGTAAAGCAATAATCCATTGATTGGTATCCTTCTAGGAAAGAAGAGGGACACCACGGAGCCACGCGTATAAAGATACGGAGGCCAGCTGCTGCAATGAAGAAAGGCCTGAGCAGGGCCTGAGCAGCTAACATTGTCATCTTGCACCTCCAGCGGCCAGAATTATGAGAAAATAAACTCCATTGTTTAAGCCATCTAGACTGGGTGTTTTTATTATGACAACCCTAGCAGGCACAGGACTCTAACCAGTCTCTGACAAGTCATACTGGAGGAATTGAGGGCATTAGCCCACTACAGTCAGAGCATGTAGTGACTGGGCCATAGGCTGGCCTTATGCACCACACTGGTCTCTACCAGCCTTCTGCATATTCTCACTACATGCTAATCCCCTCACTTCCCCACACCTTCCCTACTGCAGCCTCACCTCCACTATTGACTTCACTCCCTTTGCTGAACTTTGGATCTTCAGTGtttccccagaacccatgccTTTTAGACTCCACTAGTCTATCGTCCTACAGGGAGGTGTAGAACCTTTAAGAGGCAGACCCTAGTGGGAGGAAGTGAGGATGACACTGGGTGTGTCCTCAGAGGGGATTGTAGGACTCCTGCCCCCCGCCTCTGCCATGATGCAAGCAGGATCTCTTCAAAGCACATCTAACATGGATGGACTATGCAGCTGAGGGCAGAAGCAACTCGATGAGCAACCATGGGTTGGGAACGCTCAAGTTGTACGCCTTCCAGACTAGGAATGTGGCTCTGTGATGTTTGCCAGCTTGGCTTGGGCTCCTTCAGCTGTGGGCTTCTATCAGATGTTTCCGCATGTGTATTCTGACTCTCCTCATTGGACTCTAACTTCTTCTACATTTCTTTTCCCACCTGGCCAAGCCTTTCCCCCTTGAATGTGATGATGCCCCTTCTACGCTCTGACCTTCCAGTCTTCCAGGCTACCCCCACCAGAGCTCCTCACCACCTCAGCTAAACATTCGAGGGTGCAGCAACTTCACCTCTCTAGCATCCACAATGCTACCACAAGGACCATCCTTGGCGGTAACTGCAGGCACACCAAGGAGACCACTGTGTGATGGTGTGATGCCCTGAGGTGGTTATGACAGTGGAGTCTGCACAAACTCTACCAGCTTGGGGAAGGCCCCCAGTATGACCGACTTCACTTCAGATACCGGCTGCACTTCTGACCAAGAGCTCCCAGAAACCCTTTGGCTTCAGTAATTTGCACAACAGAACTCAGGGGGGAAAACACtatgtttatttattaaaatgtactacaaataaaaatcaaggaaTGTAGCTCAGTCATAGAAACTCACCCGCAAAATCCTGGGCTCCATACTCAGAATTCCAAAATGACATACAGagcatatgaatgaatgaatgaatgaatgaatgaatgaatgaatgaatacacaaACAAGCACCAAATAGCcaaaaagaaacacatatacatgtgctcACCAACCAGCAAGCTTAGAAGAGAGCTGGTCAGGGTTACTGTGGAGGTATAACTGGTTGAGACCATTGGCCATGAGGCTGAACTCAATCTCTATCCTTGTCCCATCCTGGCATTCAGGCTGAGCCCCAACACTCGGAGGGTCTTTCTGGAGGGCTGGCCTCCATCCTGAGCCAGACCTCGACAAATCCTGGGACACTCTGAGACTCCAACATCAATAATTACAACACTTCTATCACTGGGGAATCCTTGAAGATTTAGTCTCCCTCTCTAGAGCTGAGATAGAAATATACTAATGTTTAGAATGTTGGAGATGACTTGTATCCCAGGAGATAGGGAGACAACATGTCTTCATTAAGATGGTCCCAAGACCTGCTCCCACTGTGGCTCACTTTCCAGCCCTTATCACAGATCATCCAACCAACTATCAAAGAGACAGGTGAGACACCGGTTCCCCACTGTCCCCAACAGTGCCCAACAGTGTCCTGATGAACTTCAGGACAGGCCACTACCAGAACCCCTGTAGCTTGGCTAGGACAGAGGTCTCTGTCACCCCTCCCCAAGCTACCTGAGAAAAGTTTTTGCAAGCAGTGAGTAGGTAGGAAAAGGGAGGAAATATCCTAAAACCATCATTCTCCCACCAATAAAGTGCAGGAAGAGAGAACCAACATATGGCTTAGGAGTCTTTAATGCTTAGTCTAAAAAAAATCAGAGGCCGAGCTTCGCATAGCGTTGGTCCTTCTCCAGTGGGGCTATAGGCAAAGGTGTTCAGCATGGACAGGGAATTCCCTTGTAGAGCACGGATACGCCCCACCTCAAAGGGAGGGGAGCAGGAGTGTGTAGTGAGGACCATAAGACAGTCCTTTGCAAAGCACTCTGCAGTGTTATCTCAGTTGAtcctcacctcacaccagtgcagcaacaatcccccacccccttttaaaaaaaggatctTGGTGCTTAGAGAGGTTGTTCACAAGCAGGGCAGGCAGGGCGGCACctccttttaatcccagcactcaagaggcagaggtaggcagaggtCAAAGTGGACCTGGTCTCCATAATGAGTTAAGGGCCAACacaatgagaccttgtttcaaaatttaaaaacaaacagacaacatTAACAGAACCCAAACAGAGGgagttgtgtttttttgtttcttcttttaaaatataagttttctgagtttgaggccagcctggtctacaaagtgagttctaggacagcaagggcaacacagagaaaccctgtgtcaaaaaaccaaaataaataattttttttaaaaagttcacagGCCTTATAGGGAGGGGAAAAAGGGGTGAGGGATGAAAATCTAGATCTTTCCTAGTCCACCACACAGAAGTCTCCCTCAGATACAGCTTCAGTCTCCCTGAAGTTCacttttttattacttatttacttatttttgagacagagactaaTATAttccaggccggccttgaactcaatatgtagctggaggtggccttgaactcctgatcctcctgcctctgagtgcttggattatagGAGTGTGCCAGACACCTGGCTAAGAAGTCCATTCTCAACATGATGTCTGTCCTAGACCCTGGAAGGACAGGAGTCTGCCAGGTGCTCTGTAAGGATGAGTAAGGATCCTGAAAAGATCACCCACTGACTGGGGAAGAGGACTGATAAGGGAGGCTGGACTCCATCAGTGTGTGGAAGCATCACACTGAACCCCACTAGTATGCACAATTAGTGTCAAAAAAAGGCTGAGGTAGATCAGCATTGGAGAACTTCCCTAGTGTGCATGACTCAATGCCAAACATAATgccaataaaaagcaaaacaggaaagATTAAAACGAAAACTCTCTTTCCTCCAAAACTGTGACTATGACTTCAGACATCCTGATCTGGGACCTTCTGCACACAGGGGGATCCCCAGGCAAGGATGTGTGGTAGGTGGAGTGCACAAGCCCAACCCTCTGCCGATGCTGTGCATGACCAGGCACTGGAGACAAGAGGGTGAGGCTCGAGGGAAGGGGAAGACAGCAGGAGAGCTGCCCACTCTGGGCCATTAGAGGATGGCCCAGTAAGCTGAATGCAGCATGGAGCCCAGCAAGACCTGTGCAGTCATCAGCTGTGCAACACTGACTGGGTCTCTATGGTGTAGGCCTGACTGAACCCTCATCCGTTAGCAGAGGCAGCAGCCCCAACTCTTGGAGTCTTTCCCTGGCTGCTGTTTCCCAGCCTTTGTTGGCCTGCGGGCTTCGAGGAGATGGATGCAGGAGCCCCTCCACCTGCACCTCCGGGGTCAGCCCTGCTAGAGCTCTTCGAGCTCTCTGCTCTGCCAGCCGCCCCACTCCCACTACCAGCCGCACCCCTAGCAGCTGCACCTGCCGGCAGAGGGCGGCGTCGCAGATCGACAGTAGCTGCTCCCGGTGCTTGGCGGGCAGATCAGCCGGGGTAAGGTTTCGCCCGCTGGGAGCCAAGAAGAGTAGAGGACACAGATTGTGGACAAAGCAGTGCCGGAAGAAGACTTGAGGCTGTCCGCAGAGGGTCCGAAAAAAGCCCCAGAATCGGGCTCCGCTCACCTCTGACTGCGGGCACTCCAGTCCCAACACTGGTCGCTTAGGGTGCTCTTGGGGAGGGGACAGCACAGAGCCCCCAATGCCCAACCAGTCCCGGACCACATTCACTTCCCCAAAAGGTACctgtgggagaaggagagagacacaaGGCGCTTCAGGCTGGAGACCTGAGCCTTTCTACCTACCTTTCCACCTACCATGACGATCTCAACTGCCCCCACAGTCAACCGACGATCTGTTAAGGACTCTCCGCCCTGTGGTTTGCCTCTGTCCATTTCCCTCCAGTTTTTCCCACCATGGACCATGACCAGCAGAAATTGTGCCTCCACTTTCTCCAGGCACAGGGGTCAAACACTGGCAGGAACGACACTGGGGCATTTGGCCCTACAGAGGGAGTGATGATTCTAATACTGGTGGACAGACAGAACGCTAGGGTAAAAGGAGATGGGACAGGCTGGCCACTGATCTCTGGGTACCCTCCCTGCCCCAGGCATCAGGCTGTCATTTCCATCGACCACCATTGATCACCTTTCATCACTCAGTTGGGGTCAATAAAAGCGATTGAGCCTCCTGCCCTGAGGCTTCTTTGCCTCCCCCATCTGCAACGAACCCCAGCTGAACAGCAGTCATTCATCCGGATCCCTCAGGGAGAGCAGGCAGCCCTAAGCCCGCCTCGCTCTAAACCTTTTGGAGACCCGGGGACTTGCCAGAAGAGTGCCCTGCAGTTCCTGTACACCCatctcacccccccacccccagccagtcTTTCTCGGCTCCCAGGAGTCCCAGCCCTTCTCCTGACGCCAGCCACACTCAAGGGACAAGGGAGATCCGGCAAGGTAAGGCACAGGGCAGGAGGACGGAAGGAAGGGCTCTCAGAGGCAATTAGTGGAAAGCTCACAGGGGAAATGGAACTACTGTTAATGTGCTTGGTTAACTATGAGGGGAGAAGTGCTTGAGACCACAGGAGCCAGTGTGCGTCCTGTAGGGGATGGGGCAGGGGGACCCACCCGTGTCCCAGCCAATTACATACTCCTCCTCTACAGCACACCCAGGCACACATCCACACAGGAAGCCAGGCCTTTACCCCAGTTTGGGCCATGCCAAAAGGTCCTGGATTCATGCCCAGGAACAGCACTTCCTTGGGGCCTTGGCAGTAGCGAGTCACGTAGTTCCGGTGTGGCTCCCAAGCATAATCCACTGGGTTGTAGATGACACCCACAGGCTCTGGAAACTGCAGCTGGCTCAGCTCAGCATTGAGCCGAAGctcttcctccaggaagccctcAGCTAAGCTTCGAGCGCAAGGCTCCATCAGGGCACTGGCAGGCTCATGGGCAGGCCCCGGTGGGAAAGTCTGGGACACAGCCATGCCGTTGTGAcctggaaaagaagtggggagcATTTCCTTTAACCCCAAAAGAACGTTAGGATCTGTACTTGCTGGGAGCTCCTACTGCCATTTCCTGGGCTCGGAAGACACCCCAGGAAACCCTGTCAGTCACCACAAGCTCACCTGGTATGGAATGATGTTTTTGCTTCCCAACTCCAGAGTCCTCCCTCTTTCTGATACACCAAGCATCCTACCTTAGCTACTGGTCTTGTGGCTACAACGCAACCCGTAAAGGcaggagaaggaagggtttatctcAGCTCTCAGAGAgtacagttcatcatggtgggtCATGGCTGCAAGAAAGCAAAACACATTGCAGCCCTAGTCAAAACTCAGAGTGATGGATGCCTATGTCCAACtagatctctctctctgaacAACCTCCCCTTGGTTCTATTAGACCGGTTCTCACTATGCAACCTTGGATGGCCTGGAGTTCGATATGCTggccaggctagacttgaactcatgtCTCTACCTGGTATTAACGGTGCATGTTATCACCCCTGGCTAGAGTTCTTCTCTTTgtgctgtgctggctagtttttatggCAACAAGCTAAAGCCATGTTGGAAGATGGATCCTCAGTTGAGAGAACGCCCCCACCAGACTGGCCTATGGTGCATTTTCCTTGATTGATGATTATCATGGGAGAGCTCCCTGTGGGCAGGGCCAGCCCTGAGCTGCTGAGCCTGCTTGCTCTAAGACAGcacctgagcaagccatgggagctAACCTGTAAGCAGCACTTCTCTAcagcttctgcttcagctcctgcttctatgctcctgtcctgacttcctcgaTAATGGACTGCGAGGTGGAACGGCAAGCTAAAACAAACTCCTTCCTCCcttagttgcttttggtcatggtgttatcGCAGCAAGAGAAACCCTACCACAGTCCAGGACCCCACCTCACGGGCGGTGCCACACACATTTAGTTCACGTTTTCTCATCTCGATTAACCTAATTTAGAAActctctcacagacatgcccagagatcCATCTTCAAAATGATCCCAGATCTGTGGAGTTGGCACGGATATTAGCCACAGCAGTAACCCCATCCCAAACTTTCCATCAGGTGAGGCCAGAGCCACTGTTTCCTAGGCCACGCTGAACTCACAGAACCTTTTCTGTCTTCGTTCTTTCTCTGCCCTCTCTCCGTTTTTCCCCTTCAGTACTAAGAGTTAAACCTGGGTTTTCGAccatgctaggcaactgctccACAGTCCTAACCCTTTCCACATTTTGatgggttggggggtggggtgcacAGGGAGTGTCTCACTAAGTTCCTCAGGCCAGTCTTGAATTTACTCTGGAGACTGGCCCTGAACTTGTGATCCTGTTGCCACAGCCTCTGAAATAAATGGAATCACAACCTACGTAAGCAGGCGTGTTTGCTTAACAtaatttctttcctctctcatttgtgtttgtgtgtgggggagggggtacaactcttttaaaaaaaaattgtgccagACATCATGAtgatacctttaatcccagcactttcagAGGCAGTTGGATCCCTGAGTTccaaggccagcccggtctagagtgagttccagtatagccagagctacacagagagaccctgtctcaaaaaaaacacaACCCCgacaaaaaaagatttatatttatttatgtgtgtgcgtgtacctgtgcatgtgtgtacaataAATATCTGTGGTGATcaaggaggccagagaaggcactggatcccctggagctacagTTACAGAAAGTTGTTGAGCTtagggtgggtgctgggaactcaactcgggttctctgcaagagcagtacacactcttaaccactaagtcagaTCTCTAGCCCCTTCTCTTAGTTATAGGGTCACAGGCAACCCAGAATGGTCTCGAGCTTGGTAGAAAGCTGATAGGGTTGGTCATGGAcgcctgatcttcctgcctccacttctaaagagctgggattacagtctACAGCAGGCCAGACTACACTATCAGGACACATCTACTGTTATCCCTTCTCTCCAATGTCATCCTTAATAAAAACCAGTCCAGCCAGGATGAGCGTGTCCTGGAAACACCGTGCTGACAAATGGG
This window contains:
- the Smug1 gene encoding single-strand selective monofunctional uracil-DNA glycosylase isoform X1, with product MAVSQTFPPGPAHEPASALMEPCARSLAEGFLEEELRLNAELSQLQFPEPVGVIYNPVDYAWEPHRNYVTRYCQGPKEVLFLGMNPGPFGMAQTGVPFGEVNVVRDWLGIGGSVLSPPQEHPKRPVLGLECPQSEVSGARFWGFFRTLCGQPQVFFRHCFVHNLCPLLFLAPSGRNLTPADLPAKHREQLLSICDAALCRQVQLLGVRLVVGVGRLAEQRARRALAGLTPEVQVEGLLHPSPRSPQANKGWETAARERLQELGLLPLLTDEGSVRPTP